In Sporosarcina luteola, one DNA window encodes the following:
- the pcrA gene encoding DNA helicase PcrA has product MKEIAEDLLVGMNPEQARAVKKTEGPLLIMAGAGSGKTRVLTHRIAYLIVEKGVYPSNVLAITFTNKAAREMRERIDGLLGPGTGERMWVSTFHSMCVRILRRDIDRIGISKSFTILDTSDQLTVIKNVLKERNLDPKQYDPRAMLGAISSAKNECIDAEAYTAQINPHNPYEKTIANVYESYTKRLRQNQSLDFDDLIMMTLKLFERVPEVLEFYQNKFQYIHVDEYQDTNNAQYRLVNMMAAKFRNLCVVGDSDQSIYRWRGADIGNILSFEKDYSDATVILLEQNYRSTKTILQAANDVIKNNRSRYDKKLRTENAEGDSITIYKASDEKDESQFIVQQIIELKERENLTLDQFAILYRTNAQSRVIEEYLVKSNLEYTIVGGTKFYDRKEIKDLLAYLRLISNNDDDLALARIINEPKRSIGATSFERMASFAIENDRSIFDALQEVHFMGLTARAANEASKFRDMISGFTQMQEYLSVTELVEQVLEKTGYRDMLIREKTIESESRLENIEEFLSVTEAFEKRAEEEEGDRSLVAFLTDLALIADIDSLDKEENQSTEKIVLMTMHAAKGLEFPVVFVIGMEENIFPHVRSIGDDEEMEEERRLAYVAITRAERRLFLTCASYRTLFGRSSFNNPSRFLNEISDDIIEVTSNNNQGFSYGGFSRGEAPVRPAVKRPVYKTSGGEKMGWKAGDKATHKAWGTGMVVSVKGNHDDLELDIAFPEPVGIKRLLAKFAPIEKA; this is encoded by the coding sequence ATGAAGGAAATTGCGGAAGATCTGCTTGTAGGCATGAACCCTGAACAAGCCCGCGCAGTGAAAAAGACGGAAGGGCCTCTGCTGATCATGGCAGGCGCAGGATCCGGGAAGACTCGGGTACTGACCCACCGGATCGCTTACTTGATCGTGGAAAAAGGGGTCTATCCTTCCAATGTTTTGGCGATCACATTTACAAACAAAGCAGCCCGTGAAATGCGCGAACGGATTGACGGGTTGCTTGGCCCCGGGACTGGCGAACGAATGTGGGTCTCGACATTCCACTCGATGTGCGTCCGAATTTTACGGAGGGACATCGACCGCATCGGAATTTCGAAAAGCTTTACAATCCTTGATACCTCAGACCAATTGACGGTCATTAAAAATGTCTTGAAAGAGCGCAATCTCGATCCGAAGCAATATGATCCGAGAGCAATGCTCGGGGCAATCAGTTCGGCGAAAAACGAATGCATCGACGCGGAAGCATATACTGCGCAAATCAATCCGCATAACCCTTATGAAAAGACGATTGCAAATGTCTATGAAAGCTATACGAAAAGACTGAGACAAAACCAATCGCTCGATTTTGACGACCTCATCATGATGACTCTCAAATTATTCGAACGCGTCCCTGAAGTCCTCGAATTTTATCAAAATAAATTCCAATATATCCATGTGGATGAATACCAGGATACGAACAATGCCCAATACCGCCTCGTCAATATGATGGCGGCGAAATTCCGGAACCTATGTGTCGTCGGTGATTCCGACCAATCAATCTACAGATGGCGCGGCGCTGACATCGGCAACATCCTATCATTTGAAAAGGATTATAGTGATGCAACCGTCATTTTACTCGAGCAGAATTACCGTTCGACGAAAACGATTTTGCAGGCGGCAAACGACGTCATCAAGAACAACCGGAGCCGCTACGACAAGAAGCTCCGTACGGAAAATGCGGAGGGCGATTCAATCACGATCTATAAGGCCTCCGATGAAAAGGACGAATCCCAGTTCATTGTCCAACAGATCATCGAGCTGAAAGAACGCGAAAACTTGACGCTTGATCAATTCGCGATTCTTTATCGAACGAATGCCCAATCCCGTGTCATCGAGGAATATCTCGTGAAATCCAATTTGGAATATACGATTGTCGGCGGCACGAAGTTCTATGACAGGAAAGAGATCAAGGACTTGCTCGCCTATTTACGGTTGATCTCCAATAACGATGACGACTTGGCACTTGCACGCATCATCAACGAGCCGAAACGGAGCATCGGTGCGACTTCCTTCGAAAGGATGGCGTCATTTGCGATTGAGAACGACAGATCCATATTTGACGCGTTGCAGGAAGTCCATTTCATGGGGCTGACGGCAAGGGCTGCAAACGAAGCATCTAAATTCAGGGATATGATCAGCGGGTTTACACAGATGCAGGAATACTTGTCCGTTACGGAGCTTGTGGAGCAAGTGCTTGAAAAGACGGGCTACCGCGACATGCTCATCCGTGAGAAGACGATTGAATCGGAAAGCAGGCTGGAAAATATCGAGGAATTCCTGTCCGTCACGGAAGCTTTCGAAAAGAGGGCCGAAGAAGAGGAGGGCGACCGTTCGCTCGTCGCATTCCTGACAGACCTGGCATTGATTGCCGATATCGATTCATTGGATAAAGAAGAGAACCAGTCAACGGAAAAAATCGTCCTAATGACAATGCACGCGGCAAAAGGACTTGAATTTCCGGTCGTTTTCGTCATTGGCATGGAAGAGAACATCTTCCCGCATGTCCGATCGATCGGCGACGATGAAGAGATGGAAGAGGAACGTCGGCTTGCTTATGTGGCGATCACCCGTGCGGAGCGCCGGCTCTTTTTGACATGCGCTTCCTACCGGACATTGTTCGGCCGTTCGAGTTTCAATAATCCATCCCGTTTTTTAAATGAGATTTCAGATGATATTATCGAAGTGACATCCAATAACAATCAAGGCTTTTCATATGGCGGATTTTCGCGTGGGGAAGCACCAGTGCGTCCCGCTGTCAAAAGGCCGGTCTATAAAACAAGCGGCGGAGAGAAGATGGGCTGGAAGGCGGGCGACAAAGCGACCCATAAAGCATGGGGGACAGGAATGGTCGTCAGCGTCAAAGGGAATCATGATGATCTCGAACTCGACATCGCATTCCCGGAACCTGTAGGCATTAAACGGCTTCTTGCCAAATTTGCACCGATAGAAAAAGCGTAG
- a CDS encoding adenine deaminase C-terminal domain-containing protein, whose translation MWDQHEIQRQLGVINGKVAPDLIIQNATYLHSIFKKWVTGNIWIKEDRIVYAGGRMPAMTEGSEIVDATGKKIVPGYIEPHVHPFQLYNPETFADYAGRLGTTTFLSDNLTFFMLLGNEKSFKLIDQLNELPFSFYWWARFDSQTVLQNETDVFNQEAIGEWLKRDDVLMGGELTGWPRLLKGDPDLMASVLAAKQAGKKIEGHFPGASERTLARMKLLGTDGDHEAMTTEEVEARLLQGYAATLRHSSIRPDLPALLKGILDKELDVFDHLMMTTDGSTPSFHIDGVIDKCIQVALDAGIKPVDAYLMASYNVARYYGIDDKHGIIATGRYATLNFLEDELNPVPTDVLSKGKWLKRENAPTAPFKQVDWSLVPSFELDFDLDEMDFDFKETVGITMVNDVITKPYEVTIDLSADKLSNEHDESFLMLIDRNGKWRVNTVIKGFANHVQGFASSYSNTGDIILIGKDKQAMMLAFDEMKRMKGGMVLVEDGDIAASIPLPIGGGLSAERMDVLIDREIILKKALAERGYKHGDAVYTFLFLQSTHLPYVRATQIGLYEVMKNEVIIPATGR comes from the coding sequence ATGTGGGACCAACATGAAATACAACGACAACTCGGGGTCATCAATGGAAAAGTTGCCCCGGACCTCATCATTCAAAATGCGACGTATCTACATTCCATCTTCAAGAAATGGGTGACGGGCAATATTTGGATTAAAGAGGATCGGATCGTCTATGCAGGCGGCAGAATGCCAGCCATGACAGAAGGCTCGGAAATCGTCGATGCAACCGGTAAAAAAATCGTTCCCGGCTATATCGAGCCACATGTCCATCCGTTCCAATTGTACAATCCCGAAACATTCGCCGACTATGCTGGCAGGCTCGGAACGACGACGTTCTTGTCGGACAACTTGACGTTCTTCATGCTGCTCGGAAATGAAAAGTCATTCAAATTGATTGACCAATTGAATGAGCTGCCGTTTTCATTTTATTGGTGGGCACGGTTTGATTCGCAAACGGTTTTGCAAAATGAAACGGACGTTTTCAACCAAGAAGCGATTGGTGAATGGCTGAAGCGGGACGATGTTCTCATGGGTGGAGAGCTAACAGGTTGGCCTCGTCTATTGAAAGGCGATCCGGATCTGATGGCGTCTGTCCTTGCAGCAAAACAAGCGGGGAAAAAGATCGAAGGCCACTTCCCGGGGGCTTCAGAGCGGACGCTTGCGAGGATGAAATTGCTCGGAACTGATGGCGATCATGAAGCGATGACAACCGAGGAAGTCGAAGCGAGACTATTGCAAGGATACGCAGCGACGTTGCGTCATTCATCGATCCGTCCGGATTTGCCTGCTTTGTTGAAAGGTATATTGGACAAGGAATTGGATGTTTTCGACCATCTTATGATGACGACGGATGGCTCGACGCCTTCCTTCCATATCGATGGGGTGATAGACAAATGCATCCAAGTCGCACTCGATGCAGGGATTAAACCGGTTGACGCTTATTTGATGGCTTCTTATAATGTTGCCCGCTACTACGGCATCGATGATAAGCATGGCATCATCGCAACAGGGAGATATGCAACGCTCAATTTCCTGGAGGACGAATTGAACCCGGTACCGACGGACGTCCTGTCAAAAGGTAAATGGCTGAAACGTGAAAACGCGCCAACTGCTCCGTTCAAGCAAGTCGATTGGTCGCTCGTCCCGTCATTCGAATTGGATTTCGATTTGGATGAAATGGATTTTGATTTCAAAGAAACAGTTGGCATTACTATGGTGAATGACGTTATTACAAAGCCATATGAAGTGACAATTGACTTATCGGCGGACAAGCTTTCCAATGAGCACGATGAAAGTTTCCTCATGCTGATTGATCGAAATGGGAAGTGGCGGGTGAATACGGTCATTAAAGGTTTCGCGAACCACGTGCAAGGCTTTGCGTCGTCCTATTCCAATACCGGCGATATCATCCTCATCGGTAAGGACAAACAAGCGATGATGCTTGCGTTCGATGAAATGAAACGGATGAAGGGCGGCATGGTTCTCGTTGAAGACGGTGATATAGCTGCGTCAATTCCGCTGCCGATCGGCGGGGGGTTATCGGCAGAACGTATGGATGTTTTAATTGACCGGGAGATTATACTGAAAAAGGCATTAGCAGAGCGGGGGTACAAACATGGCGATGCTGTCTACACGTTCCTGTTCCTCCAGTCGACACACTTGCCATATGTACGGGCGACACAAATAGGGCTCTATGAAGTTATGAAAAATGAAGTAATCATTCCGGCGACGGGAAGATAG
- a CDS encoding GerAB/ArcD/ProY family transporter produces MNRFLIYLILINTLTNMVSITPRILIAGGNTGTVLGMAFAISTGIVLTYFLVILFSRFPGQGLPEILKAYTPKWFAVPVLLFMAAAWYVAGLFTLMIYTFIILRFLTPEMSIYTIVLTFALVVTYGVLMATRNIIYMSEVIFILVVPFIVFVQMKGYLDPSLNWDYIRIALMQVNQLPDYGAFTSSLFIVIGTANLVIFNRAFTTLKKPTLKGMAILTVAFMYILATTYLLPIGFGGFDSLENALYPWIMTSDSIRMKFGVVERIVFIFIGSFLALGVVSMIIHWHVSIHLFSSVFQLKRLKWKSYNLTLPLFIVFFWIVAMTLTKRMTVEGLYRTVEMYDDFVLPAMLILLVGSLLLAKKGASSKWRENKK; encoded by the coding sequence ATGAACCGCTTCTTAATTTATTTGATTCTAATTAATACCCTGACGAACATGGTTTCTATTACGCCAAGAATTCTAATTGCCGGGGGCAACACAGGTACAGTCCTCGGCATGGCTTTTGCGATTAGTACTGGAATTGTATTGACCTATTTCCTAGTAATCCTGTTCAGCCGTTTTCCCGGTCAAGGCTTGCCGGAGATTTTGAAGGCTTACACACCTAAATGGTTTGCTGTTCCCGTTCTCCTATTTATGGCTGCAGCCTGGTATGTCGCAGGTCTCTTTACACTTATGATTTATACATTCATCATCCTCCGTTTCTTGACACCCGAAATGTCAATCTACACGATTGTTTTGACGTTCGCCCTCGTTGTCACGTATGGAGTGTTAATGGCAACTAGAAATATTATATATATGAGTGAAGTCATCTTTATTCTTGTTGTCCCATTTATCGTCTTCGTTCAAATGAAGGGCTATCTAGACCCTTCTTTAAATTGGGATTATATCCGGATTGCTCTCATGCAAGTTAATCAGCTGCCGGATTATGGGGCTTTTACGTCTTCACTTTTCATCGTCATAGGAACTGCAAACTTAGTTATTTTCAATCGGGCTTTCACAACTTTGAAAAAACCGACTCTGAAAGGAATGGCTATTCTTACGGTTGCTTTTATGTATATCCTCGCGACGACTTATCTACTTCCAATCGGCTTCGGGGGGTTCGATTCCCTTGAGAATGCATTGTATCCGTGGATCATGACAAGTGATTCCATCCGGATGAAATTCGGGGTCGTTGAAAGGATTGTCTTTATATTCATCGGCTCCTTTTTGGCTCTTGGCGTTGTCAGTATGATCATACATTGGCATGTTTCCATCCACTTATTTTCGAGCGTCTTTCAATTGAAGCGTTTAAAATGGAAGTCATATAATTTGACCCTTCCTTTATTTATCGTCTTTTTCTGGATTGTTGCAATGACTCTGACGAAACGGATGACAGTGGAAGGACTTTATAGAACAGTCGAAATGTATGACGACTTCGTTTTACCGGCCATGCTCATCTTGCTAGTCGGTTCTTTACTTTTAGCGAAGAAAGGGGCTTCTTCTAAATGGCGGGAAAACAAAAAATGA
- a CDS encoding DUF3048 domain-containing protein, which yields MKGKKRGWLLGVAIMLLLLSACSKKEKAGAEEIVPEPEEMEEVEMEESGEETEEDGSLRYQAPFTGVLKEEENWTRPVLATINNHPQARPQSGISQADIIYEFMAEGNVTRLLALFQSELPETVGPIRSARDYFIYLSKGMDAFYVAHGYSPDAQKLLANRYVDNVNGMQYDGTLFKRSTDRKAPHNSYITGENIIAAMEKVGASDEIAKVPPFAFHESIEDAKIGDSTSMIVVRFSSNKDFINTFSYDPETETYNRMVNGILTMDKGNGEQVGLSNIIVMEANHRTIDNVGRQSVDIESGGKAMLFQAGSVKELEWKNVDGFLVPVENGVPAKLVPGKTWIHVIPTYPGIANSVTYTP from the coding sequence ATGAAAGGGAAAAAGAGAGGGTGGCTACTGGGAGTTGCCATCATGTTGCTGTTGCTGTCAGCGTGTTCAAAAAAAGAGAAAGCCGGCGCGGAAGAGATTGTACCGGAGCCGGAAGAGATGGAAGAAGTCGAAATGGAAGAGTCCGGTGAAGAGACTGAGGAAGACGGTTCCCTCCGTTATCAGGCGCCGTTCACCGGCGTGTTGAAAGAAGAGGAGAACTGGACGAGGCCAGTCCTTGCAACAATCAACAATCACCCGCAAGCAAGGCCACAATCGGGGATAAGCCAGGCGGATATCATTTATGAATTCATGGCGGAAGGGAATGTCACGAGATTATTAGCTTTGTTCCAAAGCGAGTTGCCGGAAACGGTCGGCCCGATTCGAAGCGCTCGTGACTATTTCATTTATCTCTCAAAAGGGATGGATGCTTTTTACGTAGCGCACGGTTATAGCCCGGATGCGCAGAAGCTGTTGGCGAACAGATATGTCGACAATGTGAATGGCATGCAATATGACGGAACTTTATTCAAACGATCCACTGACCGTAAAGCTCCCCATAATTCGTATATAACCGGCGAGAACATAATCGCTGCGATGGAGAAGGTCGGCGCATCTGACGAAATCGCGAAGGTTCCTCCGTTTGCTTTCCACGAATCGATTGAGGATGCTAAAATAGGGGATAGCACATCGATGATCGTCGTCCGCTTCAGCTCCAATAAGGATTTCATCAACACATTCTCCTACGATCCGGAGACGGAAACGTATAATCGGATGGTGAATGGAATCCTTACGATGGATAAAGGGAACGGAGAACAAGTCGGCCTGTCGAACATCATCGTTATGGAAGCGAACCATCGTACGATCGACAATGTCGGAAGACAATCTGTCGATATCGAAAGCGGCGGCAAGGCAATGCTATTCCAAGCTGGCTCCGTGAAAGAGCTGGAATGGAAAAACGTTGATGGATTCCTCGTACCGGTGGAAAATGGAGTTCCTGCAAAATTAGTTCCCGGCAAGACGTGGATCCATGTCATTCCTACGTATCCCGGGATTGCAAATTCTGTAACGTATACGCCTTAA
- a CDS encoding spore germination protein — MTGKQAPPLFNEMSAKFKPSDDIIQTPLQMKGQYAFLFYVKSVVDGDKLQQTVIRPFFEMASEEDFASYIQSLPNQSEVPDKNQLPIKISAGSVLMAVEDSLFLLDLRLVKNNEVQETTMEPTIHGPQKGLSEDIETTINLIRQRYHKATLTVENFATSDVTNIPVAILYDSDRADPKILAKIKDQLGNLNTPLFQSGGELQHFLNRSRFTLFPTTMVTERPDRIVYNLVAGKIIIVIDGSPNVIVAPIVFFDFMASMEDNYHVSVISGFTIMLRYLGLFTCILLPSLYIAMTSYNPEILRIELALTVAGSRIGVPYPSFIEVIFMLFFMELLTEASMRLPKAVSGTATTVGGLILGTAATEAALTSTIMVIIISAVAISTFVIPINEMSFAVRVVRFLLIIYTSLFGLVGLLLGFMGFIMFLANKDSLGEPYLRIPWKGKNAELGMDNK, encoded by the coding sequence ATGACCGGTAAGCAGGCCCCTCCTTTATTCAACGAGATGTCCGCAAAGTTCAAGCCTTCAGACGACATCATTCAGACGCCTCTGCAAATGAAAGGCCAGTACGCATTTCTATTTTATGTGAAATCGGTCGTAGATGGCGATAAGCTTCAACAGACAGTCATTCGACCTTTTTTTGAAATGGCTTCCGAAGAAGACTTTGCTTCCTATATTCAATCTTTGCCGAATCAATCTGAAGTACCTGATAAAAACCAACTGCCCATTAAGATAAGTGCCGGATCTGTACTGATGGCTGTTGAAGACAGCCTTTTCTTACTCGATCTCCGCCTCGTCAAAAACAATGAAGTGCAAGAAACGACGATGGAGCCGACAATTCATGGACCTCAAAAAGGATTAAGTGAGGACATTGAAACGACAATCAATCTGATCAGGCAACGGTACCATAAGGCCACTTTGACAGTTGAAAATTTCGCTACTAGCGATGTCACCAATATTCCGGTCGCTATACTCTATGACAGCGACCGAGCCGATCCCAAAATTCTAGCTAAAATAAAGGACCAGCTTGGTAATCTTAATACGCCATTATTCCAATCAGGGGGGGAGCTCCAACATTTCCTGAACAGAAGCAGATTCACCCTCTTCCCTACGACAATGGTAACGGAACGTCCCGATCGTATCGTCTACAATTTGGTCGCTGGAAAAATCATCATTGTAATAGACGGGAGTCCGAATGTCATTGTTGCACCTATTGTCTTCTTCGATTTCATGGCATCAATGGAAGACAATTACCATGTTTCTGTCATATCAGGGTTTACAATTATGTTACGGTATTTGGGTTTATTCACATGTATTTTGCTTCCAAGTTTATATATAGCGATGACATCTTATAACCCCGAAATACTTAGGATTGAACTGGCCCTTACCGTTGCAGGCAGCAGAATCGGCGTGCCATATCCTTCGTTTATCGAAGTTATTTTCATGCTTTTTTTCATGGAATTACTGACAGAGGCGAGCATGCGGCTACCGAAAGCGGTCAGTGGCACCGCTACGACTGTCGGCGGGCTTATACTAGGGACGGCAGCAACGGAAGCAGCACTCACATCAACCATAATGGTCATTATTATTTCAGCTGTTGCAATCTCCACATTCGTCATACCGATTAATGAAATGAGCTTTGCAGTTCGTGTTGTACGGTTCCTTTTGATTATTTACACTTCACTTTTCGGGTTGGTCGGACTATTGCTCGGTTTCATGGGATTCATCATGTTTTTAGCGAACAAGGATAGCTTGGGCGAACCGTATTTACGGATTCCATGGAAGGGCAAGAATGCTGAATTGGGGATGGACAATAAATGA
- a CDS encoding YerC/YecD family TrpR-related protein, producing MQIDKIRSEQTDQLFKAILELKDLEECYMFFDDLATMSELQSLAQRLEVAHALRQKKTYDRIQNETGASTATISRVRRCVDYGSGGYNTVLNRLYPELADNNDKK from the coding sequence ATGCAAATCGATAAAATCCGAAGCGAACAAACGGATCAGCTGTTTAAAGCGATATTGGAATTGAAGGATCTTGAAGAATGCTATATGTTCTTTGACGACCTTGCGACGATGAGCGAGTTGCAGTCGTTGGCACAGCGTTTGGAAGTCGCACATGCATTGAGACAGAAAAAGACGTATGACCGGATTCAAAATGAAACCGGCGCAAGCACTGCGACAATCTCAAGGGTGAGACGGTGCGTCGATTACGGATCCGGGGGCTACAACACCGTGCTTAACCGCCTCTATCCGGAGCTTGCGGACAATAATGATAAGAAGTGA
- a CDS encoding Ger(x)C family spore germination protein, whose translation MAGKQKMMKGCIAFILLLSLLFQAGCAFKDIDKRVFVLGFGIDPSEKMRNGFRVTLKLAKQVGDIKQSTSPPYLYISHDAESVAEAIHEMETRVDKVLDFGHSKIIVIHKELLTKDLDTFMDFFTRRGDIQMISYVAVADKTAEEIISFEPTTEAPASIALYNYFDNTGTESPFVVTTFLFEFRREVLGEGLDTIMPIIGTDEENHDFVIDKSIILKRGAPPVELTPEETKYFNSLMNKAYGFSYKIKEDDLIMILNFDEIRMNYKILLNDGDPRIDMKITKVGVVGESNKRLNSKKLEKYNKIAGKEIGKTVTDLLIKLQENNVDPFGFGLRYRATRLSRKGLDKEWEKRIYPDIKFNVKVNIELKSTGAVE comes from the coding sequence ATGGCGGGAAAACAAAAAATGATGAAAGGGTGCATTGCCTTCATCCTTTTGCTATCCTTGCTCTTTCAAGCGGGATGTGCTTTCAAGGATATTGACAAAAGGGTGTTTGTCCTTGGATTCGGTATTGACCCGTCGGAAAAAATGAGGAACGGCTTCAGAGTCACTTTGAAATTGGCCAAGCAAGTCGGTGATATAAAACAATCAACATCCCCGCCTTATCTCTATATTTCCCATGATGCCGAATCAGTTGCAGAAGCCATCCATGAGATGGAAACCCGTGTCGATAAAGTTTTGGATTTCGGACATAGCAAAATCATCGTTATACACAAGGAATTACTAACAAAGGATTTAGATACCTTCATGGACTTTTTCACGAGGCGCGGGGATATCCAGATGATTTCTTACGTCGCTGTAGCTGATAAAACGGCTGAAGAGATCATCTCTTTTGAACCGACAACTGAAGCTCCTGCATCGATTGCTCTTTATAACTATTTCGATAATACCGGAACGGAAAGCCCATTTGTCGTGACAACATTTCTATTTGAGTTCAGACGGGAGGTTTTAGGGGAAGGCCTCGATACAATTATGCCGATCATCGGGACAGATGAAGAAAATCATGATTTCGTTATTGACAAGTCGATTATTCTTAAACGGGGAGCACCACCAGTGGAATTGACACCAGAGGAAACAAAGTATTTTAATTCCCTTATGAATAAAGCTTATGGCTTCAGTTACAAAATCAAAGAAGATGATCTGATCATGATATTGAACTTTGACGAAATCAGGATGAATTATAAAATCCTCCTCAATGATGGCGATCCGCGAATTGATATGAAAATTACGAAGGTCGGTGTTGTCGGCGAATCCAACAAGCGTTTGAACAGTAAAAAGCTAGAGAAATACAATAAGATAGCTGGTAAAGAAATCGGAAAGACAGTTACCGACCTGCTGATAAAACTCCAAGAAAATAATGTCGATCCATTCGGTTTCGGCCTCCGATATCGGGCGACACGACTATCGCGTAAAGGTCTTGATAAAGAATGGGAGAAGCGCATTTATCCCGACATCAAATTTAATGTCAAAGTGAATATAGAGCTGAAAAGCACTGGAGCGGTTGAATAG
- a CDS encoding heptaprenylglyceryl phosphate synthase, whose amino-acid sequence MDYMNWRHAFKVDPAKQLADEELEQLAESGTDGIIIGGTDGVTLENVLDLLARIRRFSVPVALEVSTVDSVSMGFDYYFIPTVLNSTDTKWVNGIHHAALKEYGHMMDWDEVIAEGYVIVNTDCKAARLTGVKEAPDEEDVIAYARMAEHLFKLPVFYLEYSGTLGDPAIVKAAARALEQTKLFYGGGIRNAADAKMMAELADTVIVGNIIYDDLKAALSTVEAVKSVSL is encoded by the coding sequence ATGGACTATATGAATTGGCGCCACGCCTTTAAAGTGGACCCTGCAAAACAATTGGCGGACGAAGAGCTTGAACAGCTTGCGGAATCCGGAACGGACGGTATCATTATTGGAGGAACGGATGGCGTGACACTCGAAAACGTCCTTGACCTGCTGGCGCGCATCCGAAGATTCTCCGTGCCTGTAGCGCTTGAGGTGTCGACTGTGGATTCGGTGTCGATGGGATTCGATTACTATTTCATTCCGACGGTCCTGAATTCGACCGATACGAAATGGGTGAACGGCATCCATCATGCCGCTTTGAAGGAGTACGGCCATATGATGGATTGGGATGAAGTCATCGCGGAGGGTTATGTAATCGTCAACACCGATTGCAAAGCAGCGCGACTCACCGGCGTGAAGGAGGCTCCCGACGAAGAGGATGTCATCGCCTATGCGCGGATGGCGGAGCATCTGTTCAAGCTGCCGGTATTTTATTTGGAATATAGCGGAACGCTTGGCGATCCGGCCATCGTCAAAGCAGCGGCGCGTGCCCTTGAGCAGACGAAGTTATTTTACGGCGGCGGTATCCGCAATGCGGCCGACGCAAAAATGATGGCGGAGCTTGCGGACACGGTCATTGTGGGCAATATCATTTATGATGATCTGAAGGCTGCCCTTTCGACAGTCGAAGCAGTGAAATCGGTATCTCTTTGA